Genomic DNA from Solanum pennellii chromosome 3, SPENNV200:
AACatttaaagaattttcaaaacgatcaacataataatttataataaattaaaatagtaaatcaatttctaattaataataaattaatttaaatgagtAATTCGTGCGATCAAGTTTACTAATCATATGATAAGTGAGGTGCTTAATTTGACATTAAACGTACAGTCCCTTCACCAAGTAGTATTGTTATTAGCGGATGAATATTTGATTCATATGGTAGCTTCTGCAGTTCTAAATTAGTATTTGAGGGGGGTGAGGGtgaagtaaaagaaaatataaaagaaattaaaacaaagaagACTTTAAAAAAATAGCCGAGGTGGGGGAGGGGTGAGAGGAAGTAATAGAGTGAGgtaagaaaaacattttataatttattttgtaaaagaaatattattatttttgaataataatttttaaatttttgatattaattaatactaataatttatttagttttgaTCAAGGTTGAATGTTATGTCGTGATTtgataactttttaaaataaaagaaagtttaTTATACAAACCATGATGAAAGTGGTACTTTCTCTGTTTCACAAAAAATGGTCTAGTTTAACTTGAcgcggagtttaagaaaataaagaaattttttgatcgatgtcattcttttttaaacgaaagAAGTATAAAAGAGAGatatgtttctcaaactaaaaagtaatAGTTTAAGTATGTAATTCACAATCTCAATAATTTGGtatgaaaatcaataaaaaaaatctaaatatatttttaaaacttatctcttaaaaatttagaataaataTCATCAAATATGGAACTTAATTTTATTGTCAATCAAGAGACTTTCGATATTTAAATGCTTAGTCAAAATTTCAAGCCTATCAATAATgcatattgagaaaaaaaaaaaacaaattaaatagtGCCTCCTTAATAAATAGGTACTTGCTGCcacatatatcaaataaatatatcttCTGCTTTTCCAAacattcttaattaattatatatatcttcttcttttcaaaaacattcttaattaattatacttAGCGCATCATCGATGAGCATTAACACAAAATTATTGgtcaaaagtaaaattaaacgTGTTGCCCATGATTGCCTTGAGATCCTCATTACCTCATTACACTATTTTATTTCTCTGTCCAATAtggaaaaattattattgtacactttgttcattttactagttcattatttcaaaaacagaagaaaaaaaaatcattttcaacatatttagttgtttttattaatttgttttcagcatttaattacttttaaaaatatttttaagaccTAATATTAAACATTAActaatatgaataatataaaaaagacaAATCAATTTTTAAGAACCGTGTAAATTGAAAAATGCATgagtaaaaatatataaatttttaagtaTCTCTTGATAATGTATCCACCGattaaattacaaatatatgaaaaatacagTTGTATTGTTTAGTTAATCATTATTTAGAAGCTAAGAAGAACAACCGTCTTTCCTATATACTactatatatttaatttcttctatcattttttaaaaatggaatGTATATGTctgtaaattacataaaaagtaATGTAAgttatgataattaattatttaaaatatttaaaaaatttattaaaaattaaaattaaacttgtttgaatctcaaaatttaaaaattaaggaaTACTCTCATGAATGCAATTTCTTGAACATTTATTAaccattaaaaaaatcacataaagaATTTACTTCTAAAATATCATCATAActtgccaaaaaaaaaagcattttATGACTTGCAATATTTTACTttgggaaaaaaaaaagcattttATGGCTtgctatatatttttttttgtatttaaaattgTTGTATTCGACGTGCCGAAGGTCTTtaccaaataatattttatatctttaGAAAGCAGTGGTAAAGTTTGGGATAAAATTTATTCGCATcgattatttatattaatttaatatatgcatattatgtgtttaaatttataatttattttatttaattttaattaatatatattttattttattaaatcaataataacGAAAATTGAATTAGTTTGGTGTAAACACCTGGTGCTGGGGCTGGTAAGCTTTTTTCCTAAAGTTGCTTTCCAAATTCCACTTATAAAATTTcactaaatatgttattattgtgtaaaataaattttaacataACATCATTATTTATAACCTTTATTcacaattaatcacatataTCTGAAGCGTAAGAGTAACTAATTACACTCAAATTTTGGTGTGAACTCGaacaatgaatatatttttaaaaaaaaaacacaagagaaaaattaaagctaactacttaaataataaatcaactGTATACATCAAATGAACGAAGTAAaattatatcttattttatttttattatagaaaaATCATTAACTATGCCTATAATATTTGGATGGCTCTTCAACgattcaaatttatactatctgtccaacaattttattattattttaaaaaaattataaataaaaatataattttattatagcactttttaaacataataaatataatattttaatatataatactttttcctttaaatttatattatgatttaacAGTAGTTAAGCtagtgataaaataaaatgaaatataggAAAAAATTTTATCTACATAAAGTGTTTACaccaaatcaatataaatacattatttatgtgatataataaagtaaaattaattataaatttaaatatagataAGTTTTACCCTACATACATACAGTGTACGAAAAAAACAGTACTAGtataatgtttttcttttttattttggttgcAATATTAGTTTTACGAAAATAGTGGAAGAGATGCATAGCCGTTATGTCCGTTGGAAGCGTACAGAAATGAGAGTTATAGTAGAAAAAATAGCTTTTTGTCTGAAAAAAATCCACGTACTTTTTTGTTATTGGCTATCAAAAGCATAAAAAAGTCGACCCGTTAATCAtcacaaaataaactcattattagtattagtattaataataataataatatttttctcattttgtttttcttcttcaacgaTTCTTTCTCTAAAGGTTTTCAATCCGTTGATCAAAGGTAAAACCCTAACCCGATTGTTGTTTTCGGATCATCAATCTTCTCTGTCGCAGTTTTTTCGGTTTCTTTGTTTGTTAATTATTGGAATTGAGTTAAATTATCGTCAATTTCGGGTGTAGGTTTAGTAATTGAAACTGACTGCATTTGTTTCTTCTCAGTTCTGTAATGATTTAGGAATTTATCGAAGCTATCATGTTTTGGATCTGCGGATTAGGTTTATAACTTTCTGTATTGATTCGATGGTGGAGTTTTTAATGTTTCGTTAAAGTGATGATATGTGGATTTTGGAAACAATTGCTTATTTTTCTCATGGAAGTACTGTTTTATAAGTCCATCTTTGATTTGGTTAACagaaataatttgatttttgatttctttttttttcactagTGTTTTCTTGTTAATTTGTTGTTTCTGATGTAAATGGTGTTGGCTggaattgatatgaaaattgtaTAGTTGTCGAAATGGAGCGAAAGCATTTGGTGATATAAAAACTTTATTTACAcctgtaattgtttttctttatttttaggcGATTTGATACTGTCTACTACTTGTTGCAACTTCAATGCCTTCAGTAATTTCGCCTCAGTGGCAAGAGAAAGCTAGTGGATTCTTTCAATCTTCGGGTAACTCAGTTGGAAATCCAATTTTATGTTTCTACCTTCACGTTGATTTTTGTATGTTTGATAACTGAATCTTTGATACAGGGGTGAAGTTGAAAGAAGCTGGGCAGTCTGCAGGATCATTTGTTGGTGAGGTTGCGAAAGATGCAAAGGGAAATGTTGGCGAGGTTGCTGAGAAAGTTGGATCAGTAGTCAAAAGTCGATGGTCGCTCCTGCAGCAGCCATCAACAAGACATGCCATGCAGGAGCGCTTTATCTCTGCGGCTGCTACAACCAGCTTCTTTTTGAGGAAGGGGTTTTTGGAGACAAAAGATAAGGTTGCTGTTGGAAAGACAAAAGTTGAGGAGGTATTACAAACATCAGCAGTTTTGTGGAAAATTTCCCAATTGTGATTAATCAACATATCCCATATTCTTGATTTTGCCATACCTATAATAGAGAGCATTGTGGATTTTTGTTGCATTTACTTTGTTATAGAACACTAGGTGATGTCAACGTATCACTGGGGAATTGGGATGACCACTAGAGTTGTGAGGCACACAGGTTCTTGGCTATCTggtcttttaattttgtcttagGTTCATGAGCCTATCCTTAAATAGCAGAAGGTTTTGTGATTCAATTAAAACATAAGGGGAGATTGAACTAAACCTTCTTACTAGAAACAGAATCATGAAGCTTTTACTATGTGATTTCTATTCACAGCTCATCCATTACTAGCAGATTTTGACGTTCCAAGATTTGGGTTTAGGACAGTTTCTATTGACACTCTCCTCCACTCCCTACCCCTGCCAACTCATAAATGGAGAGATTTGGGTTTAGGAGAGTatgaaaattttgtattttgaaatCTGAGGTCAGCAACAAAGCCAAGGGAAGTTAAATAGAAGAGTTTATTTTTCTACTGTTAAAGTTATTGGCTTGACCTCTTTGATTCTTTATGCATAGATCTCCAATGATTCTGTCCTTGTAGTATTTCCTAGTAAAAGAGCtattatatatcaattaaatctTATTTACAGTCTGTTTTGTTGGAGTTGTAAATAGGGATACAGAGAAGTATCTGTTTTTACTCAACGAGGACTTCTATTTAGGTTGTGAGGTTTTCAGTGTAGGTTTGAATCGTGATGGTAGGTTAACTTTTTGTCTTTGTAAATGTTAGGTGTCAAGTCACTAGTGAATGGAAGAAGTCATACAGCTACGATCTTCATAGTGGTAATTTAGTGCTGGCAATGTTTTCTAAGTCCAGTCTAATAtgaaaccacacaatcaaataCCTAATTAAGGCAACAAATTTGGTTTCAAATATACAGGGTGTAGTTCCTAGTTTGGCACTTCAATGGAATTGTTGTTGTATATCTTTGAGTGAAGAAAATGAGGAACGGATGAGAGATGTTGATCTTATGATATCAGTAGTTAAAAACCTAAAGTACACATGATATGATATTTTTGAATCATCTTTTGCAAAGCAGTCTTAGTCTGAACTAGACACATGCAATAATTTTATGTTCCAGGTGGCAAAGAAAACTGCACAGAAAAGCAAGACTTTGCTGACTGATATAGAGCGGTGGCAGAAGGTGCACAATAATTTTcactcttttcctttttcatctCAAATTTCTCTGTGGCTTGGAATTCAAAGTATCTTATCTTTTCTATTTGAAATGCAGGGAGTTGCCAGCACTGATGGTAAAGTTTCTTCTCTCTTGATCATTATACTACTTGCTTATGAGTTTTTTAGTGTTcctcatttttttttgggagaGGGGGGAGGGGATGGCTTATGTTGGTATCCAACAACTCCAAAATTTCTTCTGCTTAATTTTTCCTTGCTACTCTTTTACtggatttttttttagttcatttaggaaTAAAGGACGGTGTAGTAGCAGATGTCTGTTATACTTGATCACACTTCTTTACCACTTCTACACCATGTCCTCCATGGGTTGTAGAAATCAGTTCAACAGTTATAAATATGGAATGAGCCATATGATTATTTGCTTCCTCAAATCTCTCAGGAGACATTTTTTTCTGGCTATAGTGACATATCTTGGTTTATCCAGTGTTTGGAGTCCCCATCGATATCCTTGTGCAGAGGCAGCAATCAACTAGATCCGTTCCTTTTATCATGGTGAAATGTGCAGATTATCTTGTCTTATCAGGTGAGAGATGTACCAATAGTTACAGCAAACTGTCATTAGTTATTACTGTTATGTATATTTTCTCAGAAACATCTAAATGATGTTATGGGAGCCTACTTTTGGTCTAGGGCTGAATTCACCTGAGCTATTCAAGGCTGAAGGGGATAAAAAGGTCATACATCAATTGGTTTCTTACTACAATCAAGGTATTCAGTTTCTAATctcaaacatattttatttgtcaagGGATCAATCTATTCACTCTTTAGTTTGCTCATTTGCGTTGTAGATCAAAATGCACCAATACCTGAGGGGGTAAATCCGGTAGATATTGCAGCTCTGATGAAGTGCTACCTTGCAAGTCTACCTGAGCCATTGACAACCTTCGAGCTTTATAATGAAATAAGAGGTGCTCGCTCAAGCATACACGCAATGAAGAATACCTTAAAGAAGATTCCAACTGTCAACTACATGACACTGGAATTGATCACCGCGCTGCTACTCCGCGTAAGCCAGAAATCTCTGGTTAACAAGGCAAGTTTATTCTCTTTCTCAATGAACAAAATTAGCACCTACCTTTCCCTGTGTCGATCTAGATATGCGCAGATCTTTGGATTTGAAATTGTCTTAGTGTACTTGTCATCCTCTTGGTTTTTGGAGTTGATGTTCATAGAACCTTCGCTTCCTTCTAAGATGAAGAAATTGTGTGGTGGAGAACTGTAAAACGTGATACAGTTTTTAACACTTGGGTTTTGAACTCGCTAATTGAGATGCCTAGTTTCTATGATAAGCATTTGCATATTCTgaatttgttttatttctttttgccCACTTGATTGAGATCAGACAAACTTGTTACGGATAAATcttcatcaataaaaaaaaatgggagTTCTTTTTTTCCTTATCACCCAGATGATTGAGATCCAAAAATCTTGCTCCTTGTGAACCATTATCTTGTACAAATGTGTGAATTCTTTTCTTCACTGCGTTTATATGCTTCTCACACTTTCTTCCTGGCAGATGGATGCTAGAACTCTTGCAACGGAAATGGCTCCAATCCTTATTTGGCAAAGAGGACAGAGTCCACACCAGTATGACCAGTTCTGGAACCATTCAGCAAAATCTTCTTCTAAGAAATATATGGACTCCAACTCTAACTCTAGTGCATGGGAGATGCTTGAAGGTCTGTTGTTGTTTATTCCTTTCTGTTTTCTAGTGGGTAGTGTAATATTTCATTCatctttaataattattaacacAAATCATATTAAATGAGGGGTGGATGGATACCTAGCATCCAAATAAATTTTGAACATTAGCACGTTGAATCTCTTTCTTCTGTTATAGACAGACTTAGAAAGTTTTAAACAATGTATTGTGACTAGTGACCCCGTTTTATTTGGTAAGAAATCAGTTGACACATTAAAGTACCATGTGTGAAGTTCAAAAGTGGAACTGCAGGCATCTACATCCACACCTGGAGATTGCTGGTGATGGGAGAAAGATCTTCTCTCATATTAGTAATGATGAATTACAAGGGTGAGCTAGTCGCAAAATGGATATTTACTACTACATATATATACTAAGTAGGTAGATATGATACAAGTACGTGAAGACTTCAAATAGGCTATATATTgactcaaaattttgaaaaggaaAGGTAAATGTAAGAAAATTTTGAGAAGATATGGAAGTTAATATTGAAATGTGTATCTGTATAATTAGATGTGTATCAGAAACAtaataaattagaataaaattgTAGAAAGAAGTTATGCTAAGATTAACTTAAGCTGTGTGCTATAACTGTTTTTTAGCTTGTTTTGCATTTCAATGAAAAATTTCTACTACTGCAGCTGAGACCTTAATTTTTAGAGTACATTCTCTATTGGAGTATGTGTAGCCCGTTGAACGgctatttccaaaagatctgtGTTTTCTGAAGACACCCAGGGTagaatatgttgttgttttatgtTCCTTTTCATTTCTCTTTTGGATGGAGATTTTGTGCTAGTGGAGGTTTCCACTTCTTACATTTGTTAATGTAAACTAGGAGTAGGTAAAGAATTGCTTTGAATTCCTTGGTTTTctgcaaaaaaataattatgccAGAACTAGTAACAGGTTGAGTTAGTTAAGTTTATTGAGACATATTTCTCTTTTGACGGTAATATCTGGGAGCATGTTCTGTTTACATTAGTTACTTGAGAGTAAAATTATTGCATTTTGAGATTGTTATTTGCAACTTAAAACAACTGTTAAACAACTTATTCCATTTTTCACCTGTGATTGTTTTTGCATCCAGATGAAGATGAAAATGTTGATGCATCTTCTCCCATCCCGTTGGATGATGGATTGCCAATTGATTTGGGTGCTATTGATGCCATTCAATGCTTAATCGAACATCATAATGCGATATTTACCGATGCGAATGAGACTGTTTGGCGATAGTATTGCATCATACTCTCAGATTGGATATATTGCACAGATAGAATGTCTTTATCCCTGGTGAACATCAGAAAAAAGTTTGGAACTCTTTTACCATCATACTTGATTTTCTCATAACATTTAGGAGTTTGTAACCGTGGCTATGTAAATTTTTGATTGGGATAGGCATGCATAGGTTCAGAACTTGTGTTTATAGCTCAGTTTTTTTTGTTATGGGGTGATTGTTTGGATGCTGCTATTGAAGGTATATAAAGCATAAAAGAGCTTATGTGCTATTCAAGGGTTTGTACTTGTGTTTGGAGCATTGCAAAGTATGAAATAAACATAGATCTTTGCAGTTTAATGAGTCATTTTCGGTTTGTCTATGTAGTTGCTTGAagaaaatttattacttttgcTTTATCTTCGAGGTTGCATACTTGGTggaattttaattgattttcatatAATGTAGAGTACAAAAATGGAAACAAAACAAGTCTTTGTTGAAAGGAATACACGGATCTAGAAATTCCACTAGTATTtggaatatataaaaataacaaagtattcaataTAATTTCGGGAATGGAGTTCTAATAACGGTGATGCCTACacgattttatttttactttgtaAAGATAAGCAGAttgtttttaattgatttttgaacCATGTCAAAATGAGCAAACTATGACTCGAACTCAATATCATGTTTTCTTAAAATAGTTGCATCTTTCACTTTCATGTCTTTAAACGTTATTTTTTCTTAACTAATCATTATAAAAATCTCACATATATTCCTACAAATTTAGAAtactaaaaattataagtaGAAGAAAAGCCAATGTCCGTATGCAAAAACTATTTGTTTCAGTGAAAATGAAATCAAGTATAAATCTTATTGTTCTTTCAACGGGAGTACacggaaaaataaaaaagtgaagTTAAACATCGTTTTGGCTAAAAT
This window encodes:
- the LOC107012286 gene encoding uncharacterized Rho GTPase-activating protein At5g61530, which produces MPSVISPQWQEKASGFFQSSGVKLKEAGQSAGSFVGEVAKDAKGNVGEVAEKVGSVVKSRWSLLQQPSTRHAMQERFISAAATTSFFLRKGFLETKDKVAVGKTKVEEVAKKTAQKSKTLLTDIERWQKGVASTDVFGVPIDILVQRQQSTRSVPFIMVKCADYLVLSGLNSPELFKAEGDKKVIHQLVSYYNQDQNAPIPEGVNPVDIAALMKCYLASLPEPLTTFELYNEIRGARSSIHAMKNTLKKIPTVNYMTLELITALLLRVSQKSLVNKMDARTLATEMAPILIWQRGQSPHQYDQFWNHSAKSSSKKYMDSNSNSSAWEMLEDEDENVDASSPIPLDDGLPIDLGAIDAIQCLIEHHNAIFTDANETVWR